The following coding sequences are from one Apodemus sylvaticus chromosome X, mApoSyl1.1, whole genome shotgun sequence window:
- the LOC127674371 gene encoding protein PPP4R3C-like, producing MWSRQPRPEINMDHKIYRVKVYVMVKDKQWKDIGARHISSKYIERLHGVCLLVHSEPNGSPIMECKIHPNVPYKKQQGDVIIWSEAKNHGMAIHFQDPNGCQEIWKDICKVQGIDPSIEITQKLTDDLESFEDLPPIRNLIDMSKCELRTLEKLANVFPCIDKMPSRKQRLVLALENERYIKKLQQLFHTCEKLKNMEGLHYLNSIMKGILFLNDTHVFKIMFSDEFIMDVIGCLEYGPGLDQPKKYREFLTQKAKFKEVMPITHSQLRQKIHQTYRMQYVHDIMLPSLSIFEANHLSELTTMIVFNKIEIVTMLQNDKKFLLQVFAQLQDNAVGDERRHELLLFFKEFCAFIKTLKSRKKNALLKSLMKLGIMNALKVVVYIHDYQIQVAALEIFAYLVKYSPRLVRAYAMEEAQNSEDNNDLIINVMIDQMICDSDPESRGIILTTVLHALLDPENMRVTAKVCERRKFLNFFYTRCMSNLTAPILSTTVENDSDDKTNVCLDDYQNAQLLEAVLEILTFCVQCHSTYIKSFILSNNLLSRILVLTKSKHTFLILSAIRFMRKMIGLKDEIYNLYIIKKNLFEPVVNVFVLNGTRYNMLNSAIIELFEFIREENIKSLIANIVENFFTAFESIEYVQTFKGLKTKYEEEKKRESQIRRNLHKINYPKIHCRSIKVMKVKVKADICCREITKGDILPMENHFTNHYDIFMEIKQSNESENKIEQPKRKLSEVFECSPSHGDASANRMSRPHQSSLIPLVDYPYDTDGDDDDDDIYSNDEDEDEEPPKKRPYLN from the coding sequence ATGTGGTCTAGGCAACCAAGGCCAGAGATCAATATGGACCACAAAATTTATAGAGTTAAAGTCTATGTCATGGTCAAAGACAAGCAGTGGAAAGACATAGGTGCAAGACATATTTCATCCAAATACATTGAAAGGCTCCACGGTGTGTGCCTGCTTGTTCACTCAGAACCAAATGGTTCACCAATTATGGAGTGTAAGATACATCCTAATGTGCCCTATAAGAAACAACAAGGGGATGTAATCATCTGGTCTGAAGCTAAGAACCATGGCATGGCAATACATTTCCAGGATCCAAATGGTTGTCAAGAGATATGGAAAGACATCTGCAAAGTTCAAGGTATAGACCCAAGTATAGAAATCACGCAGAAACTTACTGATGACCTGGAAAGTTTTGAAGATCTGCCGCCAATCAGGAATCTGATTGATATGTCAAAGTGTGAACTCCGTACCCTTGAAAAGCTAGCAAATGTATTTCCTTGCATCGATAAAATGCCAAGCCGGAAACAAAGGCTGGTGCTGGCCTTAGAAAATGAACGTTACATTAAAAAATTGCAACAGCTGTTCCATACTTGTGAAAAACTGAAGAACATGGAAGGCTTACACTATTTGAATAGCATCATGAAAGGAATCCTGTTTCTAAATGATACTCATGTGTTTAAGATCATGTTTTCTGATGAATTCATCATGGATGTGATAGGATGCCTTGAATATGGCCCTGGTTTAGATCAGCCAAAGAAGTATAGGGAATTCTTGACTCAAAAAGCCAAATTCAAGGAAGTTATGCCAATAACACATTCTCAACTTAGGCAAAAAATACACCAGACCTACAGAATGCAATATGTTCATGATATTATGTTGCCTTCCCTATCCATATTTGAAGCAAATCATCTTTCTGAACTTACCACCATGattgttttcaataaaattgaaatagTTACAATGCTTCAGAATGATAAAAAATTTTTGCTTCAAGTTTTTGCTCAGCTACAAGATAACGCTGTAGGTGATGAGAGACGCcatgaattattattattctttaaggaattttgtgCATTTATTAAGACATTAAAGTCTCGTAAGAAAAATGCATTACTGAAATCACTGATGAAGCTTGGAATCATGAATGCTCTGAAAGTTGTAGTATACATACATGATTACCAAATACAAGTAGCTGCTCTAGAAATATTTGCTTATCTAGTAAAATATAGTCCACGCCTAGTCAGAGCTTATGCAATGGAAGAAGCTCAGAACAGTGAAGATAATAATGATCTTATCATTAATGTAATGATTGATCAAATGATCTGTGATTCTGATCCTGAATCACGAGGCATCATTTTGACAACAGTTTTGCATGCTCTTCTTGATCCAGAAAATATGCGTGTCACAGCTAAGGTATGTGAAAGAAGGAAATTTCTGAATTTCTTCTATACACGCTGCATGAGTAACCTCACAGCACCAATTTTATCTACCACAGTAGAAAATGACAGTGATGATAAGACTAACGTCTGTCTTGATGATTATCAAAATGCACAATTGCTTGAAGCAGTTTTAGAAATACTCACATTTTGTGTACAATGCCACTCAACATacataaaaagttttattttgagtaACAATTTGCTCAGTAGAATCTTGGTGCTGACAAAATCAAAGCACACTTTTCTAATTTTGAGTGCCATTCGGTTTATGAGAAAAATGATTGGCCTTAAAGACGAAATATACAATCTTTATATCATTAAGAAAAATCTTTTTGAACCAGTTGTAAATGTTTTTGTACTTAATGGAACTCGGTACAATATGTTAAATTCAGCTATTATTGAGCTATTTGAATttataagagaagaaaatatcaaatctCTTATTGCAAATATTGTGGAAAATTTTTTTACGGCTTTTGAGTCAATTGAGTATGTCCAGACCTTTAAAGGGTTGAAAACTaaatatgaagaagaaaagaaaagagaaagtcaaATAAGAAGGAATTTACACAAAATAAACTACCCAAAAATACATTGCCGAAGTATCAAAGTTATGAAGGTAAAAGTAAAGGCAGACATATGTTGTAGAGAAATCACAAAAGGTGATATTCTTCCAATGGAAAATCACTTCACAAATCATTATGACATATTTATGGAAATTAAACAATCAaatgaaagtgaaaataaaatagaacaaccaaaaagaaaattatctgaAGTATTTGAATGTTCTCCATCTCATGGGGATGCTTCTGCTAATAGAATGAGTAGGCCACACCAAAGCAGTCTGATTCCTTTAGTGGATTACCCATATGATACTgacggtgatgatgatgatgatgatatttatagtaatgatgaagatgaagatgaggaaCCCCCCAAGAAAAGACCTTATCTTAATTAA